The nucleotide sequence GACGAACTGCAGCGGATTCTTGATGCCGCCGCCGATGCAGGCACCGCGCTCGTGTCGCTGCCAACAACCAATCTTTATCTACAGGATCGGATCGGGGGGAAATCTCCGCGCCAGCGCGGTGTCGCGCCTCTCAAGGAAGCGCGAGCAGCGGGCATGGATGTCATGCTCGGCTCTGACAATGTTGGCGATGCATTCTACCCTTATGGCAATTATGACCCACTCGCCATACTGCGTCTTGCAGCGCCGGTCTGCCATGTCGAACCGCAGGAATGGCTCGACAGCATCACTACCCTGCCCTCCCGACTTATCGGCAGCGAGCGCATACAGCCCCTTCAGGTGGACGGCTTGGCCAGCTTCATATGGCACGATGCCGAAGACCTTACCGATCTCATCAGCCGTCCGCAGGCCCGCCGCGTTGTCTGGCGCGACGGTACAAAAATTTAATCGGAGAACCCCATGAATTCTGCCGCACCACAGCGCATCTATGACTGGGCCGCATTCCGCGCCGAAATCGACGGAATCCGCATCTACGATGACCCGAAGCAGGTCGAACTGCGCTCTCGGGATTATTTCTGGTACAGCCCCATCCTCACCGAGGATATCGGCCATTATGTCGGCGATCTCGTCGTCATTCCGAAGGATCAGGACGAAGTACGCCGCGTTGCTGCTGCTGCCGCGAAACTTCGCATCCCGATCACCGTTCGCGGCGGCGGTACCGGCAATTACGGCCAGTGCGTTCCGCTTGAAGGCGGCATCATCCTGGACATGACCAAGATCGACCGCATCGTGTCCATCGAACCCGGCAGGGTTCGTGTCGAAGGCGGGGCTCGCATTTCGCGTCTTGACGATGCCGTGCGCGAGACCGGACAGGAATTGCTGATGTATCCGTCCACCCGTCGCATCGCCACGATTGGCGGCTTTTTCTCCGGCGGTTCAGGCGGCATCGGTTCGCTACGCCACGGCATGCTGCGCGACGATGGCAACGTTTATTCCGTCAAGGTCCTGACCGTGGAACCGGAACCGAAAATCATCCAACTGACGGGACGCGACATCCATAAAGTCCAGCATGCCTATGGGACCAACGGCATCATTCTGGAACTGGAAATCGGCCTCACCAAATCGACCGACTGGATACATACCGCAGCCTTGTTCGACAGTTACGAGGCAACGCTCAACTTCTGCCTCAAGGCACTGGAAGCCAATCTGGACTGCTATCTGCTAACGACGGTAGATCGTCGTTTTGCGCGCTTCTATACCAAGTTCGGCGAACTCTTCCCTTCCGACAAGGATGCGGTTTTCGCCATGATCGCACCGGAAGAGATGGCCCGTTTCGAGGCTCTCGCCACGGAATTTGGCGGCAAGATTTCCTTCGCCATGACGCTGGACGAATTGCACAAGAACGGTCTCCAGCCCGCTTACGAATGCGGCTGGAACCATACGACCTTGCAGGCACTGAAGGCCGAAGAAGGCTGGACCTACCTTCAGGTTGCCTATCCGCGCCCATTCGATGTTGATGTGGTGACCCGCCAGATCGCGCGCTACGGCGAAACACAATATATGCATCACGAAATGGCCCGGCTCGAGGGTGAAGTGCAGATTTTCGCACTTCCGCTTGTCCGCTTCGAAGGCCGTGACGAGATGTATCGCCTGATCAAGGAACTGGAGCAGGTTGACGGCTGCGACATCTACGATCCTCACGCCTACACCATCGAGGATGGCGGCATGAAGGAGATCGACAGCGTTCAGATCGAGTTCAAGAAACTCGCCGACCCGTACGGCCTGCTCAATCCGGGTAAAACACGCGGCTGGACCGCCGACATGGCTTTGACTGATTAAAACAAGGGGAACCAATATGAAAAAAACTCTGGTTGCGGCGTTTGCCGCGCTCTCCGTGGGCCTTTCCGCACAAATGGCCCATGCGCTCGACAAGGTGACGCTTGGCACCAACTGGCTGGCGCAAGCCGGTCACGGCGGCTTTTATCAGGCCGTAGCCGATGGCACTTACGAGAAATACGGCCTCGATGTGCAGATTGACATGGGCGGGCCACAGGTCAACAACCGCCCGATGCTGGCCGCGGGCCGTCTTGACTTCCTGCTGACCGGCAACCTGCTTCTGTCGTTCAACAATGTCGCCAATGGCGTGCCGACAACGGTTGTAGCCGCCTTCTACCAGAAAGACCCGCAGGCACTGATGGTGCATGAAGGCCAGTACAAGGATTTCAAGGACCTCGCCAATGCGCCGACCGTGCTGATGGGCAAGGATGCGCAGTTTTCCTTCTGGCCGTGGCTGGTGAAGGAGTTCGGCTTCAAGGACGAACAGCTTCGTCCCTATAATTACAGCCTCGCCCAGTTTCTTAGCGACCAGAAGGTCGTGCAGCAGGCTTATGCTACTGCGGAACCGATCTATGCCGAGAAGGAAGGTGCGAAGGTCACGACCTACCTCCTCGCCGATTATGGCTACAGCACTTACGGCAACACGATCGAAACCCGTCAGGACCTGATCGAAAAGAATCCCGATGTCGTACAGCGTTTCGTCAGCGCTTCCATCGAGGGCTGGACCAATTTTCTCTATGGCGACCGCAGCAAGGCCTATGAATTGATCCTGAAAGATAATCCGGACATGAGCAAGGAAACGCTCGATGCGGAACTGGAGCGGATCAAGAACCTCCAGCTCATCGACAGCGGCGACACGCTCGAAAAGGGAATCGGCGCTATTTCGATGGATCGCGTCAAGGCGTTTTACGAACTTGCCCGCAAGGCAGGAATTGTCAGCGGTGACGAACTCGACATGAGCAAGGTTGCGACCGACGCCTTCGTTAACAAGGGCATAGGGCTCGACATCAAGAAAAAGCTGGGCCAATAAGCCCCTTACCAATCGCGGCAGGTATGGATGAGTAACAGCGACGAGAATGAAGACACCGAACTGACCGGACGGGACAAGGTCCTCGGCCGCAGGCGGCGCATTCTCGGCGCAATACGGGCCGCCGCGATCGACGAGTTTGCCGAGAAAGGCCTTGCGGGGGCATCCACGCAAGGCATTGCGCACCGCGCCGGTCTCACCAAGCCGCAATTGCACTATTACATTTCCAGCAAGGAAGAACTCTACGAGGATATCATCGTCTATATCCTCGACGAGTGGGAAGAAATATTCCTCGGCGCCAATACCGAAAACGATCCTGCCAAGGTGATCCGGCAATATATTCGCGCCAAGCTCGAATACAGCCAGAAGAACCCCAAGGCTTCTCGCCTTTTCACCACCGAAATTGCCAATGGTGCGCCCTATCTCGGACGCCACTGGGCCAAACATCAGTCAGCGACCCAAAACGCTGTCCGCCTCATCCAGTCATGGGTGGACGACGGGCGCATCAGGCCTGTCGACCCGCTGCTGTTTCAGATGCATATCTGGGCCGTGACCCAGCATTATGCCGATTTTGAAGCGCAGGTGCGCAGCATGATGGAGCTCGGCAAGGACGAACCGCTGGATCTCGAACGGATCGAGAAGGAAGTTTCTGCACTCTTTCTGCGCGCCTGTGGGCTGGAATAGGACATTCCCTGAACGATTTTCGTCAGCGTAGCCCTTCAAGTTCCGCAATGCGGGCGGCACTGTCCTTTTCCAGCATTCGGGTCATTTCGCGAATGACCGTTTCCGCCAGCACAAAGAGCGCAGCCGAAGAATCCCATGCGGACGGCACGGCTGTGCGTCCCGCTAGAACATGACGGGCCACGCGTGCTATCGGCGAAAGCCACTGGTCGGTGACGAGAACGACCTCGACACCGCGTGACCGCGCCTTTTCGGCAAGCTGCAAAAGACTGTCCTGATAACGGCGAATATCGAAGACCACCAGAACGTCGCGCTTTCCCATATCGAGAAGGCGGTCACGCCAGACGCTCTCCTGCCCGCCAAGATGGAAGACGTGGGGACGAATGATCGTCAAATGTGCGGCCATATATTGCGCGATGGGATCGGTGAAGCGCCCGCCGATCAGGTAGATGTTTCCCTTGGCGTCGGTCAAGGCCGAAACAGCCTGCCTCAGTTGCTTTTCGCCAAGGTGCCGGAAGCTTTCACGGATATTTTCCAGCGTATGCTCCACCGCCGGATAAGCCGTATCCGGCCCGGTTCCCGGCTGTTCATTGCGATGATGCGGAGACTGTAACTGGGCAGCGAGTTCGTCCTGCAACCGCGCCTGGAAATCGGGATAATTCTGAAACCCGAGCCTGTTTACAAAGCGAAGGATCGTCGGGGAACTGACACCGGCCAGAGCGGAAAATTCCGCGACGGTTTTCAGCCCCAGGATTGGATAATTGGCGATCAGCGTCTGCGCGGCGCTTCGCTCGCCCGCCGGCATCGTATCGATCCGTTCGTTGATCAGTTCCGCAACGCTTGCATGCACAGGCAGAGTACTTCCCTTAGCGACTGCCCTTATAAAATTTGGGCGAAATTGTGTTTGACAAATAATCATAGGACGTATCAAATAATCCGCAATAGCGCATAAGTGGAAAAAACGTAACATAAGTTACAGCGCGGGGAACGAACAGAATGACGGACGAGCGAGAACATCGCACGGCTTCGTGCGAGCCTGTTTCTGTCTTCAACAAGGAGGGGGAAAGTCCCTATCTTCTTGTCTGCGAACATGCGTCCAATTTCATTCCAGAGACTTTCGACGGACTTGGACTGGATGCCGATGCCTTGCGGGCACATATTGCGTGGGACCCCGGCGCGGTGGAAGTTGCCAGACGTCTGGCTTCGTCTCTCAACGCGCCGCTTGTCGAAAGTCAGCTTTCGCGCCTGCTGATCGACTGCAACCGGCCGCTCGACGCCCATGATCTTATTCCGGAAATCAGCGAGACGACCGTGGTTCCCGGAAACCATGCACTCAACTCCATGGAGCGTATGGCGCGTATCGATCTTTCGCATCGTCCATTCCACACTGCTGTTGAACAGATCATTTCAAGACGTGCGCAACGCGGGCTGCCATCATGGATCGTGACGATCCATTCCTTCACTCCCATTTATCGGGATGTACCCCGCCCATGGCAGATCGGCATCATCCACGATGAAGACGAGCGGATCGGCAAGCCACTGATTGAGGCCCTGCGCAAGGACGATACCCTCCATGTGGGCGTAAACGAGCCCTATTCGCCAGCGGATCGTGTCTATTACACGCTGGAGCGTCACGCGCGGTCGCGCAATGCACCCTGCGTGATGATCGAATTGCGCAACAACGAGATTGCCGATGGTTCGGCCCAGACTGCCTGGTCCGAAAAACTCGCAACCATATTGGAGGACATAGCGAAAGCAATTGGTCCTCAAGACACTGAACAGGGAGCCTGAAGGAGCCGGAAATGCCGAAGCCGATCAGACTGTTCGTCAAATATGTTGATGCAATGAATTATTACATCGGGCGCTTTGCGATGTATCTGTTCTTCGCACTCGGCGCCTGCCTCCTTTACTCCACTTTTTCCCGTGTGTTTCTCGGCGTACCGGTGAATTGGGTACTGGAGATGTCCCAGTTCCTCCTCTCCGCCTATTATCTGCTCGGCGGCGCCTATGCCATGCAGCAAGGCGCGCATGTGCGCATGGATCTTTTCTTCGACCGCCTTTCTCCGCGAAGAAAAATGATCACGGACATGATCAGCATCCTGTTCATCATCTTCTATCTGGGCGTGATGGTTGCGGGCGGAATTTCAGCGACCAATTACGCCATCGTTTACAACCAGAAGAACTATACCGCCTGGGCGCCGCTTCTCTGGCCGATCAAGCTCATCATGACCGTCGGTATTTTCCTGCTGCTGCTGCAATGCGTCTCCAATTTCTTCAAGGACTGGGCCTCCCTGCGCGGAAAGCCGATCAGCACGATTGCGGGTCCTGCCATTGAGGAAGGACATCACATATGAGCTCTGAATTCATTACGCTCTTCATGTTTGCAACCATGATGGTGCTGCTGATGACCGGGCAGCGCGTATTTGGCGTGATCGGTTTCGTCGGTTCGCTCGCGGCACTCCTGCTTTGGGGCAAAGGCTCGTTCGAGATGCCCTATAATGCCACCTTTGCAGTACTGAACTGGTATCCGCTCATCACGGTGCCGTTCTTCGTCTTCATGGGTTATATGCTCTCGGAATCGGGCATTGCCAGCAATCTCTACCGGATGTTCCACGTCTGGTTCGGCGGCATTCGCGGCGGTCTCGCGCTGGGCACGATTGGCCTGATGGTCATCATTTCCTGCATGAACGGCCTCAGCGTCGCGGGCATGGCAATCGGCGCCACCGTGGCGCTGCCCGAACTGCTGAAACGCGGCTACAACAAGGTGATGGTTACGGGTGTCATCCAGGCGGGCAGCTCGCTCGGCATCCTCATTCCACCGAGCGTCGTGCTCGTTCTTTATGCGATGATCGCCCGGCAGCCGGTTTTGCAGCTGTGGCTCGCAGGCATCGGCCCTGGCCTTCTCATGGCAGCGCTCTTTGCGATCTACATTTATATCCGCTGCCGTATCCAGCCCGAACTCGGACCAACATTGCCCAGAGAAGAGCTGGATAAGATCACGTGGCGTGACCGTTTCGTCACCCTGCGCGCAGGCATCTTGCCGCTTGTGGTCTTCGGCGCGATGATGGGCCTGTTCCTCACCGGCGTTACCAGCCTTGTCGAAAGTTCCGCCGTCGGCGCCTTACTTGCAACGCTTGCCGCACTTTTTACCGGACGCCTGAACAAGGCGGTATGGGAAACCACGACACGCAACAGTCTCACCGTCACCTGCATGTTCCTCTGGATCATTCTGGCGGCGCTGTGCTTTTCGTCGGTCTATGACGGTCTCGGCGCGGTGAAAGCCATTGAAAAGATCTTGCTCAACACCTTCGATCTTTCGCCGTGGACAATCCTGGTACTAATGCTGTTTTCATTCATCATACTGGGCATGTTCCTTGATGATACGGCCATGCTGGTCATCGTAGCGCCGCTTTACATACCGCTGGTCAAGAGCCTCGGCTTTAACGCCATCTGGTTCGGCGTGCTCTACACCATCACTTGCCAGATCGCGTATATCACGCCGCCCTTCGGCTACAATCTCTTCATGATGCGAGCCTTGGCGCCGAAGGAAGTCACGCTGATAGATATCTATCGATCGATCGTGCCGTTCTTCTTCCTCATGGTGCTGACCATCATCATCCTGATGATTTTTCCGGAGATCGCGATGTGGTTGCCCAACTGGTACACAGGACGATGACGACAATTACGGGAGAATGCGCATAACCGGTAACAAGAGCCCCAATGGCCAGACCGGAACAAATAAAGGGTGAACTCAAACAAGAGTGGGAGAATGGGCATGAATGAGAATAGCAAGCTTAACAAACGCGATTTTCTCAAGAAGGCCGGGCTGACGTCTGTAGGTGCCTTGGGGGCAAGCACACTTGCAACGCCTTACGTCAGGGCACAGAGCCCGATCAAATGGAGGTTGCAGACCTATGCAGGCCCGGCCCTTGCCGAGCACGTCATCAAGCCCTCGATTGACGCGTTCAACAAGGCTGCCAATGGCGAAATGGTGATCGAACTTTACACGGCCGACCAGCTTGTGCCGCAAGGTGAGTTGTTCCGTGCCGTTCAGTCCGGCACGATCGACGCCGCGCAAAGCGACGACGACTCCATGGCGTCGCCGGTCGACGTTGCGGTGTTTGGGGCCTATTTCCCCTTCGCATCGCGCTACAGCCTTGATGTGCCCGCCTTGTTCAACTGGTATGGGCTCAACGAAATCTGGGAAGAAGCATATAAGGAAATTCCGGGTGTAACGTGGCTTAGTGCCGGGTCCTGGGACCCCTGCAATTTTGCTACAACCAAGCCGATCCGCAGTCTGCAGGATCTGCAAGGATTGCGTGTCTTTACCTTCCCGACCGGGGGACGTTTCCTGACCAAATTCGGCGTCGTTCCGGTGACTTTGCCATGGGAGGATATTGAAGTAGCCATCCAGACCGGCGAACTGGACGGTGTGTGCTGGTCCGGTGCGACGGAAGTATATACGGTCGGCTGGGCCGACATTAACAAATACTACCTCACCAACAATATCAGCGGCGCTTGGGGCAGGCTCCTATTTTGCCAATACGGAAAAATGGAATGCCGTGCCGGATCACCTCAAGCAGCTGTTCAAGCTGGCCATGGATTCATCGCATTACTACCGCCAGCATTGGTATTGGTGGGGCGAAGCGCATTATCGCACCACAGGAGGGAAGCTGGAACTGACCAGCATTCCCGAAGCTGAATGGAAGCAGGTGGAAGATGCAGCCATGCAGTTCTGGGATGAGATTGCGGCCAAGAGTGCACGAACCGCGAAAGTGGTCAAAATCCTCAAGAAATACCAGAAGACCATGCGCGATGCAGGCGCACCGTACCGTTATGCCTGACGAACAAGGGCGCCGTGCTTTCGCGCGGCGCCTCTCACTTCATTCCGTGGGAGCACAGCAAACTAAATGGCCGGACAACTGACATTCGATGCATTGAAAAAGGCAGTCGCGGAAGATGAAATCGATACGGTTCTTGCGTGTTTTGTGGACATGCAGGGACGCCTGATCGGCAAGCGCTTCTACGGGCAGTTCTTCGTGGAGTCCGGTTACGACGAGACCCACGGCTGCAATTATCTTCTCGCAGACGATATCGATATGGAGCCGGTCCCGGGCTATGAGGCCGCCGGATGGGATAAGGGCTATGGCGATTTTGTCATCAAGCCGGACCTTTCGACCTTGCGGGTCGCCACATGGCTGGAAAAGACAGCCATCGTGCTTTGCGACGTGCTCGATCATCACGACCACCAGGATCTGGCGCATTCTCCGCGCGCCATCCTCAAGAAGCAACTCGCCCGCCTGCACGAGCGCGGCTATCGCGCCTATTTTGCATCCGAGCTCGAATTCTATCTGTTCGATGAGACCTACAAGACGGCCCGCGCCAAGCACTGGCAGGACATGGAAACGGCTTCGCCTTATGTGCAGGATTATGTCATCCACCTGACCACCAAGGAAGAACCGGTTCTTCGCGCAATGCGCAATCAACTAGCGGCGGCGGGCATTCCGGTCGAAAACTCGAAGGGTGAATGGGGCCCGGGGCAGGAAGAGCTGAATGTGCGCTACGCCGAAGCGCTCGAAATGGCGGATCGCCATGTCATCATGAAAAACGCG is from Brucella intermedia LMG 3301 and encodes:
- a CDS encoding FAD-binding oxidoreductase, with amino-acid sequence MNSAAPQRIYDWAAFRAEIDGIRIYDDPKQVELRSRDYFWYSPILTEDIGHYVGDLVVIPKDQDEVRRVAAAAAKLRIPITVRGGGTGNYGQCVPLEGGIILDMTKIDRIVSIEPGRVRVEGGARISRLDDAVRETGQELLMYPSTRRIATIGGFFSGGSGGIGSLRHGMLRDDGNVYSVKVLTVEPEPKIIQLTGRDIHKVQHAYGTNGIILELEIGLTKSTDWIHTAALFDSYEATLNFCLKALEANLDCYLLTTVDRRFARFYTKFGELFPSDKDAVFAMIAPEEMARFEALATEFGGKISFAMTLDELHKNGLQPAYECGWNHTTLQALKAEEGWTYLQVAYPRPFDVDVVTRQIARYGETQYMHHEMARLEGEVQIFALPLVRFEGRDEMYRLIKELEQVDGCDIYDPHAYTIEDGGMKEIDSVQIEFKKLADPYGLLNPGKTRGWTADMALTD
- a CDS encoding ABC transporter substrate-binding protein — translated: MKKTLVAAFAALSVGLSAQMAHALDKVTLGTNWLAQAGHGGFYQAVADGTYEKYGLDVQIDMGGPQVNNRPMLAAGRLDFLLTGNLLLSFNNVANGVPTTVVAAFYQKDPQALMVHEGQYKDFKDLANAPTVLMGKDAQFSFWPWLVKEFGFKDEQLRPYNYSLAQFLSDQKVVQQAYATAEPIYAEKEGAKVTTYLLADYGYSTYGNTIETRQDLIEKNPDVVQRFVSASIEGWTNFLYGDRSKAYELILKDNPDMSKETLDAELERIKNLQLIDSGDTLEKGIGAISMDRVKAFYELARKAGIVSGDELDMSKVATDAFVNKGIGLDIKKKLGQ
- a CDS encoding TetR family transcriptional regulator C-terminal domain-containing protein translates to MSNSDENEDTELTGRDKVLGRRRRILGAIRAAAIDEFAEKGLAGASTQGIAHRAGLTKPQLHYYISSKEELYEDIIVYILDEWEEIFLGANTENDPAKVIRQYIRAKLEYSQKNPKASRLFTTEIANGAPYLGRHWAKHQSATQNAVRLIQSWVDDGRIRPVDPLLFQMHIWAVTQHYADFEAQVRSMMELGKDEPLDLERIEKEVSALFLRACGLE
- a CDS encoding MurR/RpiR family transcriptional regulator, encoding MLRFFHLCAIADYLIRPMIICQTQFRPNFIRAVAKGSTLPVHASVAELINERIDTMPAGERSAAQTLIANYPILGLKTVAEFSALAGVSSPTILRFVNRLGFQNYPDFQARLQDELAAQLQSPHHRNEQPGTGPDTAYPAVEHTLENIRESFRHLGEKQLRQAVSALTDAKGNIYLIGGRFTDPIAQYMAAHLTIIRPHVFHLGGQESVWRDRLLDMGKRDVLVVFDIRRYQDSLLQLAEKARSRGVEVVLVTDQWLSPIARVARHVLAGRTAVPSAWDSSAALFVLAETVIREMTRMLEKDSAARIAELEGLR
- a CDS encoding N-formylglutamate amidohydrolase: MTDEREHRTASCEPVSVFNKEGESPYLLVCEHASNFIPETFDGLGLDADALRAHIAWDPGAVEVARRLASSLNAPLVESQLSRLLIDCNRPLDAHDLIPEISETTVVPGNHALNSMERMARIDLSHRPFHTAVEQIISRRAQRGLPSWIVTIHSFTPIYRDVPRPWQIGIIHDEDERIGKPLIEALRKDDTLHVGVNEPYSPADRVYYTLERHARSRNAPCVMIELRNNEIADGSAQTAWSEKLATILEDIAKAIGPQDTEQGA
- a CDS encoding TRAP transporter small permease subunit; this encodes MPKPIRLFVKYVDAMNYYIGRFAMYLFFALGACLLYSTFSRVFLGVPVNWVLEMSQFLLSAYYLLGGAYAMQQGAHVRMDLFFDRLSPRRKMITDMISILFIIFYLGVMVAGGISATNYAIVYNQKNYTAWAPLLWPIKLIMTVGIFLLLLQCVSNFFKDWASLRGKPISTIAGPAIEEGHHI
- a CDS encoding TRAP transporter large permease is translated as MSSEFITLFMFATMMVLLMTGQRVFGVIGFVGSLAALLLWGKGSFEMPYNATFAVLNWYPLITVPFFVFMGYMLSESGIASNLYRMFHVWFGGIRGGLALGTIGLMVIISCMNGLSVAGMAIGATVALPELLKRGYNKVMVTGVIQAGSSLGILIPPSVVLVLYAMIARQPVLQLWLAGIGPGLLMAALFAIYIYIRCRIQPELGPTLPREELDKITWRDRFVTLRAGILPLVVFGAMMGLFLTGVTSLVESSAVGALLATLAALFTGRLNKAVWETTTRNSLTVTCMFLWIILAALCFSSVYDGLGAVKAIEKILLNTFDLSPWTILVLMLFSFIILGMFLDDTAMLVIVAPLYIPLVKSLGFNAIWFGVLYTITCQIAYITPPFGYNLFMMRALAPKEVTLIDIYRSIVPFFFLMVLTIIILMIFPEIAMWLPNWYTGR
- a CDS encoding glutamine synthetase family protein; this translates as MAGQLTFDALKKAVAEDEIDTVLACFVDMQGRLIGKRFYGQFFVESGYDETHGCNYLLADDIDMEPVPGYEAAGWDKGYGDFVIKPDLSTLRVATWLEKTAIVLCDVLDHHDHQDLAHSPRAILKKQLARLHERGYRAYFASELEFYLFDETYKTARAKHWQDMETASPYVQDYVIHLTTKEEPVLRAMRNQLAAAGIPVENSKGEWGPGQEELNVRYAEALEMADRHVIMKNAMKEIAEAQGKCITFMAKYDYSKAGSSSHVHNSIWSADGKEPLFFDPKAPYTMTPLMRSWVAGQLKYATDYTYFLAPYINSYKRFQAGTFAPTKIMWSQDNRTAGFRLCGEGTKGIRIECRIGGADLNPYLAFAALIAAGLKGIDEQLELEEPFVGDAYSAVKLKEIPYTLREAAQALKNSAFLKEALGEAVVNHYVHTAHWEQIEYDRRVTDWELHRGFERY